In the genome of Vicia villosa cultivar HV-30 ecotype Madison, WI linkage group LG7, Vvil1.0, whole genome shotgun sequence, one region contains:
- the LOC131617417 gene encoding uncharacterized protein LOC131617417 — protein MILNYASSPNLQLSHMSLACHMEQLSHCNFSSHTLTSLNLISYPYPTRGPLLFPNSLLLPALTYLAINRFSFRSGDDGYANPFFAFKSLNTLVILYCEVFDKKNLSISSVSLINLSILPSIECPYKFELSTPNLRRFYFMGPPLQKLCGRNSNCNLSSVKHVKIDFPFWACVKSPSILFSWLHDLALMESFTICFKTLQILDLIPDSSKIDFPYLHNLKLLKIETHDLSLLQDGMGDFLLQNAPSAKKVIIHLPLPKSFADIRRKMRELYFSVPDNSNYM, from the exons ATGATCCTAAATTACGCATCTTCACCCAATCTCCAACTATCACACATGTCTTTGGCTTGTCATATGGAACAACTTTCCCATTGCAACTTTTCATCTCACACTTTAACCTCTCTTAACCTTATTTCATACCCTTACCCTACTCGGGGACCATTATTATTTCCAAATTCTCTGCTACTTCCTGCATTAACCTACTTGGCTATAAACCGCTTTTCCTTTCGCAGTGGTGATGATGGCTATGCCAACCCCTTTTTTGCATTTAAAAGTTTGAATACTTTGGTCATTCTATATTGTGAAGTTTTTGATAAAAAGAACCTCTCCATATCAAGTGTCTCTCTTATTAATTTATCAATACTACCGTCTATAGAATGCCCTTACAAATTTGAATTATCTACCCCAAATCTTCGCCGCTTTTACTTTATGGGTCCGCCTCTTCAGAAACTATGTGGGCGCAATAGCAATTGTAATCTCTCCTCTGttaaacatgtcaaaattgatTTTCCTTTCTGGGCATGTGTAAAATCTCCTTCAATTCTATTCAGTTGGCTGCATGACCTTGCTCTTATGGAATCATTCACAATCTGTTTTAAGACTCTACAG ATTCTCGACTTAATTCCTGATTCATCCAAGATTGATTTCCCTTATTTACATAACTTGAAGTTGCTGAAAATTGAAACACATGACCTTTCATTGCTACAAGATGGAATGGGAGACTTTTTGCTTCAAAATGCACCGTCAGCCAAGAAAGTCATCATACATTTACCTTTGCCAAA AAGTTTTGCAGATATTCGGAGGAAGATGAGAGAGTTGTATTTCTCTGTACCAGACAATTCAAACTACATGTAG